In one window of Cheilinus undulatus linkage group 23, ASM1832078v1, whole genome shotgun sequence DNA:
- the LOC121505289 gene encoding tetraspanin-15-like, producing MAKINICVKGVFIFFNVIYAILGCVLIYGVIQSSIDRAQLSEFGAPSVDWMWAIAFGIFGISCLGIYAAWSEKALFLKTFAGCMGVGMVIMLIFGIVTAVARNKAKDSIDSTYLEDEEQRKMVIALQEAAQCCGISSASDWGNNIPQSCACNKTSGYSPPSAQCIDKPQGTTGPNKIWGQGCKDFIFFIQDLIFSIFLGVYFGFAVTALLGLLITLLMIHQVNQHDGEGGPKIFM from the exons atggcaaaaattaaCATATGTGTAAAAGGGGTCTTCATTTTCTTCAACGTGATCTACGCA ATCCTTGGATGTGTGCTGATCTACGGGGTGATTCAAAGCAGCATCGACAGGGCCCAG CTGTCGGAGTTTGGAGCCCCGAGCGTGGATTGGATGTGGGCGATTGCCTTCGGCATTTTCGGCATCTCCTGTCTGGGAATCTATGCAGCATGGTCAGAGAAAGCCCTCTTCCTCAAAACA TTCGCAGGCTGCATGGGTGTTGGAATGGTTATCATGCTGATCTTTGGCATCGTCACTGCGGTCGCAAGGAACAAG GCAAAGGACAGCATTGACAGCACTTACCTTGAAGATGAGGAACAGCGGAAAATGGTTATTGCGCTACAAGAAGCT GCCCAGtgctgtggaatatccagcgcCTCAGACTGGGGTAATAACATCCCTCAATCCTGCGCgtgcaacaaaacaagtggATATAGTCCTCCATCAGCTCAATGCATTGACAAACCTCAG ggaACAACGGGCCCAAACAAAATCTGGGGACAG GGCTGCAAAGACTTCATCTTTTTCATTCAAGACTTAATCTTCAGCATCTTCCTGGGAGTATACTTTGGATTCGCAGTCACTGCA CTGCTGGGCCTTCTGATCACCCTGCTGATGATCCATCAGGTCAACCAGCACGACGGCGAGGGAGGACCGAAGATCTTCATGTAG